A single genomic interval of Stieleria maiorica harbors:
- a CDS encoding methyl-accepting chemotaxis protein — protein sequence MNLSERIQSISLRWQFTALTAVAIVISMAAMGRIAFDRSRDVVTDMTLDKMQAETDAIANQIMSVVAQTRADTLTIPTFPPIPGIVRCWDNTLNPGQDPVQQGSTTELWIARLGQIVSAQMPFYPERIRCAVYDAEGEGVMVVEEQGASTVLRTEDLGSIGTEPHFLSAAELTEGQVHISPMMQDRMGNVAVYFCTPFFGSGTGRDSQTLKGVFVITVDGRELLQRAVAFNPSISHLDRQNDDLQVEVSDQSMQFLYRSDIDELPLFSPNVFADLRPVRAELLLRRDAAGRYDRQLDTYAESVDAADRPDNRGMVATHRRMFYSAPEDTNRFWFVALSEYSDTSLARVNDLATTYLLIGTVVSVIALLVVFFVAWKLTASLSTLLDSADKIAEGNLDTEIPMSHGIGEAGKLEASFRSMTEKLNTMIREASDQQARTKALFNAAADGLVTINSAGVVTSFNLAAETLFGYRADEVIGNNVSMLTPSPHREQHDGYLRRYLETGEARIIGHDRELEAVRKDGSTFSISLRVSELKRNGEIVFIGLVQDITARKRAEVERMQLFQAIQDAVHRLAVATQQILATTSQQSTGTQEQAATVAEVVATADQIAQSAAQAALRADEVAKSARHTDEIGNVGLRAIEDSVQAMDKVQHQVESIADSMLSLAERANAIGEITATVSEIAEQTNVLALNASVEASRAGEHGKGFAVVAAEVKSLAQESKRATAQVRVILSEIQQATNAAVMSTEQGTRTVHEANEIIAQAGGTINSLATTLAESAQTASQISATANQQAAAVTQLNHGIRNIDTVTKQSVEAIRHIENAAQNLAGLSNELASLTDR from the coding sequence ATGAACCTGTCCGAGCGAATCCAATCGATTTCATTAAGGTGGCAGTTCACTGCGTTAACGGCCGTCGCGATCGTCATCTCGATGGCCGCGATGGGACGCATCGCGTTTGATCGCAGCCGAGACGTGGTGACCGACATGACGCTGGACAAGATGCAGGCGGAAACCGATGCGATCGCCAATCAGATCATGAGCGTGGTGGCCCAAACCCGGGCCGACACGCTGACGATTCCTACGTTTCCACCGATCCCTGGAATCGTGCGTTGTTGGGACAACACGCTCAATCCCGGTCAGGACCCCGTTCAGCAAGGATCGACGACGGAGCTTTGGATCGCCCGTCTGGGCCAGATCGTGTCGGCGCAAATGCCGTTTTATCCCGAACGGATTCGCTGTGCGGTGTACGATGCCGAGGGCGAAGGCGTCATGGTCGTCGAGGAACAGGGGGCATCTACGGTGCTGCGAACCGAAGACCTCGGGTCGATCGGTACCGAGCCACACTTTCTATCGGCGGCCGAATTGACCGAGGGACAGGTTCACATTTCACCCATGATGCAGGATCGAATGGGCAACGTCGCGGTCTATTTCTGCACCCCGTTTTTCGGCAGCGGCACCGGACGCGATTCCCAGACACTCAAGGGCGTGTTTGTCATTACGGTCGATGGCCGCGAATTGCTCCAGCGTGCCGTCGCGTTCAACCCGTCGATCAGCCACTTGGATCGCCAGAACGACGACCTGCAGGTGGAGGTTTCCGATCAATCGATGCAGTTTCTGTATCGGAGCGACATCGACGAATTGCCGTTGTTCAGCCCGAATGTTTTCGCCGACCTGCGACCTGTACGTGCCGAGCTTCTCCTGCGCCGCGACGCCGCGGGACGCTATGATCGTCAGCTTGACACCTACGCCGAATCCGTCGACGCGGCCGATCGACCGGACAACCGCGGGATGGTTGCCACGCATCGACGGATGTTTTACAGCGCCCCGGAAGACACAAACCGGTTTTGGTTTGTCGCGCTCAGCGAGTACAGCGATACCTCGCTGGCTCGCGTCAACGATTTGGCGACGACCTACTTGTTGATCGGAACGGTCGTTTCTGTCATCGCCTTGCTGGTGGTTTTCTTTGTCGCCTGGAAACTGACCGCGTCTCTTTCAACCCTTTTGGATTCCGCGGACAAAATCGCCGAAGGGAACCTGGACACGGAGATTCCGATGTCGCACGGGATCGGAGAAGCGGGCAAGTTGGAAGCATCGTTTCGCTCGATGACCGAAAAACTGAACACGATGATCCGTGAAGCGTCCGATCAGCAGGCACGAACCAAAGCACTCTTCAACGCGGCGGCCGATGGTTTGGTGACGATCAATTCCGCAGGCGTCGTCACCTCGTTCAACTTGGCCGCGGAAACCTTGTTCGGGTATCGCGCCGACGAAGTGATCGGAAATAACGTCTCGATGCTGACCCCCTCGCCCCACCGTGAGCAGCACGACGGCTACCTGCGTCGCTATCTGGAGACCGGTGAAGCTCGCATCATCGGTCACGATCGCGAACTCGAGGCGGTTCGCAAAGACGGATCGACGTTTTCCATTTCACTCCGCGTTTCCGAGCTAAAACGCAACGGTGAGATCGTTTTTATCGGTCTGGTCCAGGACATCACCGCTCGGAAACGTGCCGAAGTCGAGCGGATGCAGTTGTTCCAAGCCATTCAAGACGCGGTGCATCGCCTGGCCGTGGCGACCCAGCAAATCCTTGCCACGACCAGCCAGCAATCCACCGGCACCCAGGAACAGGCGGCAACGGTGGCCGAAGTGGTCGCGACAGCCGATCAGATCGCACAGTCTGCGGCCCAGGCGGCATTGCGGGCCGATGAGGTCGCTAAATCGGCACGCCACACCGACGAAATCGGAAACGTCGGGCTCCGCGCGATCGAGGATTCCGTCCAGGCGATGGACAAGGTACAGCATCAGGTCGAATCGATCGCCGACAGCATGTTGTCGTTGGCCGAACGCGCCAATGCGATCGGCGAAATCACGGCGACGGTCAGTGAAATCGCCGAACAAACCAACGTGCTGGCCCTGAACGCTTCGGTCGAAGCGTCGCGCGCCGGCGAACATGGCAAGGGATTCGCCGTCGTCGCCGCCGAGGTCAAATCGTTGGCCCAGGAATCCAAACGCGCGACCGCCCAGGTGCGTGTCATCCTGAGCGAAATCCAACAAGCGACCAATGCCGCGGTCATGTCCACCGAACAGGGGACCAGGACCGTTCACGAGGCGAACGAGATCATCGCCCAGGCGGGCGGAACCATCAACTCTCTGGCGACGACATTGGCCGAGTCCGCGCAAACGGCATCACAGATCTCCGCGACCGCCAACCAACAAGCCGCCGCCGTCACGCAATTAAACCACGGCATTCGCAACATCGATACCGTCACCAAACAAAGTGTCGAAGCGATCCGTCACATCGAAAACGCCGCTCAAAACCTGGCCGGGTTGAGCAACGAGCTGGCATCGTTAACCGACCGCTAA
- a CDS encoding glutathione synthetase produces the protein MKIGFVVNDVLTEEAGYSTTRLGCEAVNQGHEVYVIGVGDFAYDPDESIRARARSVPQKKYGNHEAYLKDLQGQKSVKSRITVDDLDVLMLRNVPSDDYLKRPWASSSAAEFGRVAMRHGVIVVNDPNGLAKASTKMYFQLFPEEVRPRTLITRDRDEIKDFAKAEGRCVLKPLQGSGGASVFLVTESDIPNLNQMIDAVSRDGFVIAQEYLPAAADGDTRLFIMNGRPLQVKGKYAAFRRVRSGGDMRSNIHAGGKLAAAEIGEVELKIAEIVRPKLVQDGMFLVGLDIVGDKLMEINVFSPGGLGSAQKFTKINFNRYVIAALERKANYMQYYGRNFDNVDLCTL, from the coding sequence ATGAAGATTGGATTTGTTGTCAACGACGTTTTGACCGAGGAGGCGGGTTATTCGACGACGCGTCTGGGCTGTGAAGCGGTCAATCAGGGGCACGAAGTCTATGTCATCGGGGTCGGCGATTTCGCCTACGATCCGGACGAATCGATCCGCGCTCGGGCCCGCAGCGTGCCGCAGAAAAAGTACGGGAACCACGAAGCGTACCTGAAGGACCTGCAGGGTCAAAAGTCGGTCAAGTCAAGGATCACGGTCGACGATCTGGACGTGCTGATGCTCCGTAACGTGCCGTCGGATGATTACTTGAAACGGCCCTGGGCATCCTCGTCGGCCGCCGAATTCGGACGCGTCGCGATGCGTCACGGCGTGATCGTGGTGAACGACCCCAACGGTTTGGCCAAGGCATCGACCAAGATGTATTTTCAGTTGTTCCCCGAGGAGGTGAGGCCACGAACGCTGATCACGCGAGACCGCGACGAGATCAAAGACTTTGCCAAAGCAGAGGGCCGCTGCGTGCTCAAACCGCTGCAGGGTTCCGGCGGGGCCAGCGTGTTCCTGGTCACCGAAAGCGACATTCCGAACCTGAATCAGATGATCGACGCGGTCAGCCGCGACGGCTTTGTGATCGCCCAAGAGTATTTGCCTGCCGCGGCCGACGGCGACACGCGGCTGTTCATCATGAACGGGCGACCGTTGCAGGTGAAGGGCAAATACGCCGCGTTCCGCCGCGTCCGAAGCGGCGGCGACATGCGCAGCAACATCCACGCAGGCGGAAAACTAGCGGCCGCGGAAATCGGGGAGGTGGAACTGAAAATTGCGGAGATCGTGCGTCCGAAACTGGTCCAGGACGGCATGTTTCTGGTCGGTTTGGATATCGTCGGCGACAAGCTGATGGAGATCAATGTGTTCAGCCCCGGTGGTCTGGGGAGTGCCCAGAAGTTTACCAAGATCAACTTCAACCGCTACGTGATCGCCGCGCTCGAACGCAAAGCGAACTACATGCAATATTACGGGCGGAACTTCGACAACGTTGATCTGTGTACGCTGTGA
- a CDS encoding chemotaxis protein CheW, translated as MAKNILVFEIDERPLGVSADLVVEVVRAVTPLSLPRVPETVMGIINLRGEVVPVLDTRKCLRLPAMPVRHTDHLVIIRDDGLRYALHADRAVDLATLQSEASDDGDESATPTGQLVKTTLGFVQLLTPSDLLDAEDRSALASIVSSSPTSEKQG; from the coding sequence GTGGCAAAGAACATTCTTGTATTCGAAATCGACGAGCGTCCGCTGGGGGTTTCCGCCGATTTGGTGGTCGAAGTCGTCCGTGCGGTGACGCCACTTTCCTTGCCCCGAGTGCCAGAAACCGTGATGGGGATCATCAATCTGCGCGGCGAGGTTGTTCCGGTTCTGGATACGCGAAAGTGTCTGCGGCTCCCCGCGATGCCGGTCCGCCACACGGATCATTTGGTGATCATCCGCGACGACGGGTTGCGCTACGCGTTGCACGCCGATCGCGCGGTCGATCTGGCGACGCTGCAGTCCGAGGCATCCGATGACGGGGACGAGTCCGCCACACCGACCGGACAGCTCGTCAAGACCACGCTGGGCTTTGTCCAACTGCTCACTCCGTCAGACCTGTTGGATGCCGAAGACCGCAGCGCGTTGGCATCCATCGTGTCGTCGTCGCCGACAAGTGAGAAGCAGGGCTGA
- a CDS encoding chemotaxis protein CheW, whose product MMMNDGSRKEPFDWAGIKARLSRAQESLRSAESLNEAQIKALMAERSRQLARIPDRAIDTSELIEVVRFRLGSEEAAIETRFVLALMQPQSITPIPDTDDFFLGLTNLRGEITAIIDLGSFLGLSGETRRDAQVLVLGTAKPECAILVDELEHVTTIRKQDIRQPSGGLGSVVDLLVGCTADAIMIFDGDALLRCDRIYIDQNDQP is encoded by the coding sequence ATGATGATGAATGACGGATCGCGCAAGGAACCATTCGACTGGGCCGGGATCAAGGCGCGTCTGTCCCGCGCCCAGGAGTCGCTCCGCAGTGCCGAAAGTTTGAACGAAGCGCAGATTAAGGCGCTGATGGCCGAGCGGTCACGACAGCTGGCGCGGATTCCCGATCGAGCGATCGACACGAGCGAGTTGATCGAGGTCGTTCGGTTTCGGCTCGGTAGCGAAGAAGCGGCGATCGAAACGCGGTTCGTGTTGGCGCTGATGCAACCGCAGTCGATCACGCCGATTCCCGATACCGACGATTTTTTCTTGGGGCTGACCAATCTGCGTGGCGAGATCACTGCCATCATCGATCTCGGTTCTTTCCTGGGTTTGTCGGGAGAAACCCGGCGCGACGCACAGGTGTTGGTTCTGGGAACCGCAAAACCCGAGTGTGCGATTTTGGTCGACGAATTGGAGCACGTGACCACGATCCGAAAGCAGGATATCCGCCAACCCAGTGGCGGATTGGGCAGCGTCGTGGACCTGCTGGTCGGGTGCACCGCCGACGCGATCATGATCTTCGATGGCGATGCGTTGCTGCGCTGCGACCGGATTTATATCGACCAGAACGACCAACCATAG
- a CDS encoding glutathione synthetase, whose protein sequence is MMRIGFLVNDVATEEGKFTTSRLGHTAVNCGHEVWVMGVGDLAYDPDGMIRARARSVPKAKYGTSDSYTTVLQGKKAIRSRITVDELDVLMLRNVPSDDYLSRPWAATTASEFARTAMRHGVIVLSDPTGLSQASSKMYFQLFPEEVRPKTLITRDRDDIKHFAHEQGKIVIKPLQGSGGASVFLVRPEDIPNLNQMIDAVSRDGFVIAQEFLPAAEQGDMRLFVMNGRPLSVKRKYAAFRRVRSGGDMRSNIHAGGTKAAAEIDQTALRIAEIVRPKLVQDGMFLVGLDIVGDKLMEINVFSPGGLGSAQQFEKVNFSAHVIEAIERKVQYMQYYGRNFDNVEMCTL, encoded by the coding sequence ATGATGCGCATCGGCTTTCTGGTCAACGACGTCGCGACCGAAGAGGGGAAGTTCACGACCAGCCGTCTAGGACATACGGCGGTCAATTGCGGACACGAAGTCTGGGTCATGGGAGTGGGGGATTTAGCCTATGACCCGGACGGGATGATCCGTGCCCGCGCCCGATCGGTTCCCAAGGCCAAGTACGGCACTTCCGATAGCTACACCACCGTTTTGCAGGGCAAGAAGGCCATCCGCAGTCGAATCACGGTCGATGAGTTGGACGTGTTGATGCTCAGGAACGTTCCCTCCGATGACTATTTGTCTCGGCCTTGGGCCGCGACCACGGCCAGTGAGTTTGCAAGAACGGCGATGCGGCACGGGGTGATCGTGCTCAGCGATCCGACCGGTTTATCCCAAGCATCCAGCAAGATGTACTTTCAGTTGTTTCCCGAAGAGGTTCGTCCGAAAACGCTGATCACCCGCGACCGCGACGACATCAAACATTTTGCCCACGAACAGGGCAAGATCGTCATCAAACCGTTGCAAGGGTCCGGCGGGGCGAGCGTCTTTTTGGTGCGTCCGGAAGACATCCCCAACCTGAATCAAATGATCGACGCGGTCAGCCGAGACGGGTTCGTCATCGCCCAGGAATTCTTGCCCGCCGCCGAACAGGGTGACATGCGGTTGTTTGTGATGAACGGCCGCCCGCTGAGTGTGAAACGCAAGTATGCGGCGTTTCGGCGTGTCCGCAGCGGCGGCGACATGCGCAGCAACATCCACGCCGGTGGGACCAAAGCGGCCGCGGAAATCGATCAAACCGCACTCCGGATTGCCGAGATCGTGCGCCCCAAGTTGGTCCAGGACGGCATGTTCCTGGTCGGGTTGGACATCGTCGGTGACAAACTGATGGAAATCAACGTGTTCAGCCCCGGCGGGCTGGGCAGCGCCCAGCAATTCGAAAAGGTCAACTTTTCGGCGCATGTGATTGAGGCGATCGAGCGCAAAGTGCAATACATGCAGTACTACGGCAGAAACTTCGACAACGTCGAGATGTGCACGCTGTAG
- a CDS encoding flavohemoglobin expression-modulating QEGLA motif protein — protein MLRSEAPEREEVISDSVIERVCQRLAEDKRVRQPLPGGGMLQMDRLLPFLCVYRRNPRRRDEGTARLVMSEASFLCAPGTATERKGLKRLVRRVAETAIERLGAFLILEIWSGEDHAEYDASTGEVELPRPAFRLLTRRPHRPEGTVATLQFSLQQISLHRKKAAVEVNMHAENHPPGMSSLMSEEVETKIGCHILGMEVRPVYRDPESGDVYDRVARSFIRDVSHSLKKGFFAFALNRTEVRPQHYFSLGDSRLSKQVLVIDRQLSDLSGQFKFLLLVTPINAERAWEKYSESGFRKTPVFQYRPLDVDPLLLKRRLMKIATERVPDPTMAYVLRQTQYELDRQISMLADIGTRRFLPGSLQVFQGVKPKLRELAFAVLQALPDRNGASQAPSMLDAPAFAERAKAEIESYRALSPAFQAKVSLRDDLFSGLMVSGSELLIGRETRIAERRADALLQHEVGTHLVTYFNAASQPLRLLQIGLSGYDALQEGLAVLAEYLVGGLGEARMRTLAARVIAVDQLIGGESFVSVFEQLVDGFGFEPRTAYTITMRVFRGGGLTKDALYLQGLVDILDYLGSGGEVEPLLIGKIAVEHVPIVRELLFRGILREPSLRPRYLDRAEAQLRLKQITPRTTILDLINKERGT, from the coding sequence ATGTTGCGATCTGAAGCTCCCGAACGTGAGGAAGTGATTAGCGATTCGGTCATCGAACGTGTTTGTCAACGTTTGGCCGAAGACAAACGCGTACGGCAGCCGTTGCCCGGCGGTGGCATGCTGCAGATGGATCGCCTGTTGCCGTTTCTGTGCGTCTATCGCCGTAACCCTCGGCGGCGCGATGAAGGAACCGCGCGGCTGGTGATGTCCGAGGCGTCATTCTTGTGTGCCCCGGGGACCGCGACGGAGCGCAAAGGATTAAAACGGCTCGTCCGTCGAGTGGCTGAAACAGCGATCGAGCGTCTGGGCGCGTTTCTGATCCTGGAAATCTGGTCCGGTGAAGATCACGCGGAGTACGACGCGTCGACCGGCGAGGTCGAATTGCCGCGACCGGCGTTTCGATTGTTGACACGGCGGCCACATCGCCCCGAAGGCACGGTGGCGACGTTGCAGTTTTCGTTGCAGCAGATCAGTCTGCACCGGAAAAAGGCGGCCGTGGAAGTCAACATGCACGCGGAAAACCACCCGCCCGGAATGTCGTCGTTGATGTCCGAGGAAGTGGAAACCAAAATCGGATGTCACATCTTGGGGATGGAGGTCCGGCCGGTCTATCGCGATCCGGAATCGGGCGACGTTTACGATCGCGTTGCAAGGTCGTTTATTCGCGATGTTTCCCATTCACTGAAAAAAGGGTTCTTTGCGTTCGCGCTCAATCGAACCGAGGTGCGACCGCAGCACTACTTCTCGCTCGGTGACAGTCGTCTGTCCAAGCAGGTCTTGGTGATCGATCGCCAGTTGTCCGATTTGAGCGGGCAATTCAAGTTTCTGTTGCTGGTCACACCGATCAACGCGGAGCGGGCTTGGGAAAAATATTCTGAATCCGGGTTTCGCAAGACGCCCGTGTTTCAGTACCGGCCGCTGGACGTCGATCCGTTGCTATTGAAACGACGGTTGATGAAGATCGCGACCGAACGCGTGCCCGATCCGACGATGGCCTATGTGCTCCGGCAGACGCAATACGAACTGGATCGGCAGATTTCGATGTTGGCAGACATCGGAACGCGTCGTTTCTTGCCGGGCAGTTTGCAAGTGTTCCAGGGAGTGAAGCCCAAGCTTCGCGAATTGGCGTTCGCAGTCCTGCAAGCCCTACCCGATCGCAACGGAGCATCGCAAGCTCCGTCGATGCTGGACGCCCCCGCCTTCGCCGAACGGGCGAAAGCGGAAATCGAATCATATCGGGCTCTCTCGCCCGCGTTCCAGGCGAAAGTCAGTCTGCGTGACGACCTGTTTTCGGGATTGATGGTGTCAGGGTCTGAGTTGCTGATCGGCCGAGAAACTCGTATCGCCGAGCGTCGTGCCGATGCGTTGTTGCAACACGAAGTCGGCACGCATTTGGTCACCTATTTCAACGCCGCAAGCCAACCGCTGCGGTTGCTGCAGATCGGATTGTCCGGCTACGACGCGTTGCAAGAGGGGCTGGCCGTGCTGGCGGAATACCTGGTCGGCGGCTTGGGGGAAGCACGAATGCGAACATTGGCGGCGCGGGTGATTGCGGTCGACCAGTTGATCGGCGGAGAGAGCTTTGTGAGCGTGTTTGAACAACTGGTCGACGGGTTCGGATTTGAGCCACGGACCGCGTACACGATCACGATGCGTGTGTTCCGGGGCGGCGGATTAACGAAGGATGCGCTGTATCTGCAAGGACTGGTCGATATCCTGGATTACTTGGGCAGCGGTGGCGAGGTCGAGCCATTGTTGATCGGCAAGATCGCCGTCGAACACGTCCCGATCGTTCGTGAGTTGTTGTTTCGAGGCATCTTACGCGAGCCGTCACTTCGGCCGCGGTACCTCGACCGCGCCGAGGCACAGCTTCGATTAAAGCAGATCACTCCTCGCACAACGATTCTTGATCTCATCAATAAAGAAAGGGGAACATGA
- a CDS encoding CheR family methyltransferase gives MDAAENDPEFRNLLKWLTKHTGIKFREDQLRYTMATLQQLMKRAGVGRYAEFRLTLAKRPPLLSDCIDQLTVGETYFFREPQHFEFIRHTVLPELRLRRGPLEPIRAWSAGCASGEEAYSLAIVFTQEHVSSASTILATDLSNTALEKARRAEFRPWSFRGEASDVVRSFASVSGDRYTLNERIKRRVRFHRLNLAVNTYPSPASGTCDMDLILCRNVLIYFGSETVGEISRRLYQCLAPGGWLITASGDPQLAGHAEFEVVSSDLGVFYRRRLEVPRQSSQPAGDTFRVQRPGDATTGESNVTSNRPETASQQKALAVTSTPSRSRGVFAKRAPGEVTPTTPAGKIAAAVAALDAGDFARADRLTEDLVDHSEACLVRIKAVAAIDPRRATEICRMATVRHPLVEELHYLYGVLLSDADQPLMALESIRKAIFLNRSSVMSHFLFASIQLRRGQYDSARKHFRRVCELCALGDADDVLPLSNGETVSEIAVAAQSQLSRIELRRDS, from the coding sequence ATGGACGCGGCGGAAAATGATCCCGAGTTTCGAAACCTGTTGAAATGGTTGACGAAGCACACCGGGATCAAATTCCGCGAGGATCAACTCCGTTACACGATGGCCACCTTGCAGCAGCTGATGAAGCGTGCCGGGGTGGGCCGGTACGCGGAGTTTCGATTGACCTTGGCCAAACGTCCACCCTTGCTGTCCGACTGTATCGATCAACTGACGGTCGGGGAAACCTATTTCTTTCGCGAGCCACAGCATTTCGAGTTCATCCGCCACACGGTGCTTCCCGAGTTGCGATTGCGTCGTGGTCCGCTCGAACCGATTCGGGCGTGGTCGGCCGGATGTGCGTCGGGTGAGGAGGCGTATTCGTTGGCGATCGTGTTCACGCAGGAACATGTTTCATCGGCCTCGACCATCTTGGCCACCGATCTATCCAACACGGCGCTGGAGAAGGCTCGCCGGGCCGAGTTCCGCCCCTGGTCGTTTCGCGGCGAAGCATCCGATGTGGTTCGATCATTCGCAAGCGTCTCGGGAGATCGCTACACGTTGAACGAACGCATCAAACGACGTGTTCGGTTTCATCGTTTGAATCTGGCTGTCAACACATATCCGTCGCCTGCCAGCGGAACCTGCGACATGGATCTGATCCTCTGTCGCAATGTGTTGATTTATTTCGGGTCTGAGACCGTCGGCGAGATCAGTCGGCGGTTGTATCAGTGCTTGGCGCCGGGCGGATGGCTGATCACGGCTTCGGGCGATCCACAGCTTGCCGGGCACGCCGAATTTGAAGTGGTGTCCAGCGATCTGGGCGTCTTCTATCGTCGTCGCTTGGAGGTGCCACGCCAGTCGAGTCAGCCCGCCGGAGACACATTCCGCGTTCAACGGCCGGGTGACGCAACGACCGGCGAGTCGAATGTCACGAGCAACCGTCCCGAAACTGCGTCGCAGCAAAAAGCGTTGGCAGTCACATCGACACCGTCGCGTTCCAGGGGAGTGTTTGCAAAACGCGCGCCCGGCGAGGTCACTCCGACAACGCCGGCCGGGAAGATCGCCGCGGCGGTGGCGGCCTTGGACGCCGGTGACTTTGCGCGGGCCGATAGGCTGACGGAGGATCTGGTCGATCATTCCGAAGCCTGCCTGGTGAGGATCAAGGCGGTCGCCGCGATCGACCCGCGTCGCGCCACGGAGATTTGCCGAATGGCGACCGTGCGTCATCCGTTGGTCGAGGAACTGCACTACTTGTACGGCGTCTTGCTTTCCGATGCGGACCAGCCGCTGATGGCCCTGGAATCGATTCGAAAGGCGATTTTTCTGAATCGATCTTCGGTGATGAGTCATTTTCTGTTTGCGTCGATCCAGCTGCGGCGAGGACAATATGATTCAGCACGCAAACACTTCCGTCGGGTCTGTGAATTGTGCGCCCTGGGCGATGCCGATGACGTTTTGCCCCTGTCCAATGGTGAAACCGTCTCCGAGATCGCCGTGGCCGCCCAGTCACAACTCTCCCGCATCGAGTTGAGGCGAGATTCATGA